Within Thermomicrobiales bacterium, the genomic segment GTCTTCGAGCGCTGCCAGATAGTACCGGTTGATCCGGATTTCCTGCTCAGCCTGTCGAAGGGTGATTCCCTTCTGAGCACGAGCTTGACGCAGGGTATCGCCAAAGACGGACATGATCGGGCCGAGTTCCTATGATGCGACGGTTCACAAATTGCGGGTGCGTGTCCGCGCCTCGATTAGTCTAACAAACCGATCCGAGCCTAACTACCCGATCGGCGTCGATCTGCGTCGTTTTCGCGAGTTCCCAGCAGCCATTGATCGACTCTGGGAGTTTGCTGGGCATGACGCGAGATGTCTCCGTCTCGTCGCCACGCTTCATCCTTGGGCGTCCACCAGCTGCCAAGCGAGTTTCGGCATGCGAGATCGTCCGCATCGACCATGCGCCGGTGATTGAAGGCCCACTTGTTATTGCACCAGCCACGCTCGCCATTCTCTGACGGCCGGAAGTCCCGGCATGTCTGGCAGATGCGCTCGACACGCGGAGCAGTGAAGCTGGGTCGCTCAGGTCGAGGGAACTGCGACCCAATCTCTACATCCTCGCCGACAGGGAACGGCTGTTCAGCGAAGAGCGGTTGATCGCCAAACTCATCGGCAACGGGCTTGGTCGGGACCGTAGGCACGGGCTGGCGTTCGGCGTGTCGCGTTTCGGCCCGAGTGTGTCGCCAGGAGTCGTGGGCTTGCGATGGCTGGAGCTGTTCCGGTCGGATCTCCGGGAGCGGTGGCGGGATGACAAAATCGTCGTCCACATCGATCGGTGCATGCTGCGGACGCACATTGTTGTCGCGCGTGTATTGCCATGGGTCTGGTTCGCGACTGTAACGCGATCTCGTGCCAGCAGGCGTGTGTGGCTCGATGCCTTGAGCCGCAGGCGCTGCATTGACATGACGTACCGGATCGGCCTGCACCGGAAGAAGCCATTCTGCCTCGCCGTCTTCAACCGGTTCCGTCCAGCGTGCTGAATCCCGAAGCTCCCACTCGTCCTCGATCTGCGGCGCCGAAGATGCGGCAATCGGCGACGGGGGCGACTCTGCGAAGCCGTTTTCCTGGTCCATTTGATCGCCGATCTGCCGCTCGTGCTGACGTCGTTCGCGTCGCGTCCGCAGGAATCGGTTGAGAATCGACTCCCGATGATGCACCGAGAGCTCTACGTCTTCATGCGAATCAAGCATCTCCTCGACGGTAAGCTCTTCTTCTTCGAACAGGTCATCAACGACATACGGCTCCGGAAGTACGGCATCGACCTGGCGAGTCTCGATCCAGGTGTCTTCCTGGACGAAATCGACGAGTTCGTCCTCGGCCGACTCGAACTCGACTGATGGAACCGACTCGTACCTTGCCCGATCTTCCGGAAAGTCGGTCATCGTGGGAAAGGACCGCTCGATCTCCCGCAACGACACTGGGGCAACCGGCCGACCATTGTCGATGGACGGAGACGGAGTCGGTCGCAGGAGCGCCCGGTTCTCGTATCGAGGGTCGATGGAATCCGGGTCAGGATCCTCCAGTACCAGGTCACGATCATGGATCAGTTGAGCTTCGCGTGACGAGGCCAAGTAAGTCGACGATGGATCGGCGAGATGCTGATCTGCAAGGCGCCCTTCCGATCGGCGCCGCTGGCGGAATTGATCGCGTGCTCGAAGGATGGCCGCCTTCGGATCCTGCACCAGCTCGGAGGCCGACTGGGCAGTGACCGGGACATTGCTCGCTGGCGCCCAGGTGAGTGCTGGGGCCTGATTGACGATGATGTCTTCCGCAACCGTGATTCTGGCCGGTTCGGCCAGTCGTTGCGACCGCGGTTCGGACACTGGGGCGTTTTCGGTCTTGGCCGCGACGATCGAAGTGATGAGGTCGTTTTGCTCCGCCGGCCCAACTTCGGCCGCCGCGCGCCCACCGATGGCCGCCAGCGGCTGCGAACGTTGCTCACCGTCATCGGTGTTGGCCGATACCCACAAGTCCGCGTTCCAGCCATTGCGGCAGCCCAGCTCGTTGGAACGCACCATCAGACGCACATCCGAGTTCTGCCTCCGTGACGGATGGTGGCACCATCCGTTCTTTGCGAATCCTGCGGATTCGAAATAGAGACAGCTTTCGCAAATGCGCCTCTTCACCGGGAAGCTCGCTTTCGTTCGCGGAGATATGAGTGAGAAGCAGACGGGGAGATGGCCTCATGCGCTACCCGCTGAGGTTCCAATTGCGAAACTGGTGGAATGCAGGCACCCCTCTGCCAACTGCAGGGTCATTCTAGCAAGCTGTTCGGACATTGTCTACGTGGCACGTTCAGAGCGAACGGACATGTACGAAACGGCGAATTCCGCTTGATTCCGCGGTGACACAGAAGCACGGCTTTGCTCCGATTGGTCGCTGCCGACGGAACGCAAAATGATGTAAACTGATGCGCTGCCGCGTTCAGCGGTTGATTCTGGTGCCCGTCACAACGGCCCTGCCGAACATCCATCCAACTCGAGGCAATTTCATCGTGCCAAAAGGCGCAACGATCGAACTGATCCCTGTTCTCTCTCCGTCGCCGCTTCCTGAGAATGGCAAGCTGTTCCACATTTGGACAATTGGTTGCCAGATGAACGAAGCCGATAGCGCGCGCGTCGCCGCGATGTTGCATGAAGCCGGGTATCGCGCCACGGAGAACGAGGCCGAGGCAGACATCGTCGTGCTCAATTCGTGCGTGGTGCGTCAGGCAGCCGAGGACAAGGTATCCGGCAAGCTCAATTCGTTGATTCGCGAGAAACGCGCGCGTCCAGACATGAGTCTCGTGCTGACCGGCTGCATGGTGACCAACCAGCAGGAAAAGCTGAAGGCGCGTTTCCCGCATGTCGATCTCTTCTTCGACCCATCCGACTTCGAATCGCTCAAGCATTTTGTGCCCGAGCTGTCCGAAATGGAGGACGATCTCCAGCAGCTTCCGCACTACTACCTGGAAGACGCCGCCGATGCGGCAGTCTCCGCTTTTGTGCCGATCATCTACGGCTGCAATTTCCTCTGCTCGTACTGCATCGTCCCGTATCGCCGCGGAAAGGAAACCAGTCGGCCGTTCGACGACATCGTCGATGAGGTGCGCGGGCTGGTGGAGCGCGGGGTGCGCGACGTCACCCTCCTGGGACAGACAGTGAACGCATACGGGCACGATCTGCCAGAGAAGCCGGATCTTGCCGATCTCTTGCGTGCGGTAGGAGCGATCGAAGGGCTGGATCGGCTCCGGTTCCTTACCTCGCATCCCAAGTACATGTCCGACCGCATTCTCGAGGCGATGGCCGACGTGCCCGCCATTTGCGAGCATCTGAATCTGCCCGTGCAAGCTGGCGACAACGAGGTGTTGCGCCGCATGCGACGCACATACACTGCCGACCTCTGGCTCGACCGCCTGGCCAAGGCGCGCGAGTTGATGCCCGGCATTACGGTCGCCACTGACATCATCGTGGGTTTCCCGGGCGAGACCGACGAACAGTTCCAGCACACGCTCGATGTTCTGGAAGCGGCCGATTGCGACAAAGTCCATGTGGCGATGTATTCGCCGCGGCCGGGAACGCTTTCTGCCCGGTGGGAGGACGATGTTCCGCCCGATGTCAAACATGCCCGCCACAGCGCTGTCGAGGCACTGCAAGAACGGCTCTGCACTGCGCGGAACGCAGGTCGGGTCGGCCAACAGCTGGAGGTCCTGATCGACTCGAAGAACAAGGGACGCTGGGGTGGCCGCAGCCGGGGGAACACCCTGGTCCACGTCGCTGACGAGCGTAACTTGCTTGGGTCGATCGTCGATGTGCGCATTACTGAATCGAGTCCCTGGTATCTCATCGGAGAAGTCGTCGGCTCACCCCGATAGCTCGTTTTTTCAAGGAAGGTGATGGCGTACATGCCAGAAGCGAAACAGAAGATTCGTCGTCAGGTCATCGAAGAGGCACGCCAGGCAGCGCTGCAAGGTGATTGGGACGCCGCGATCGAAATCAACAAGGAGCTGATTGCACGCGATCCCAAGGACAGTGCCGCGTACAACCGGCTAGGGCGCGCATATCTCGAGCGCCGCGACTACGCCACGGCATATGAGGCGTATTCGGATGCGCTCAAGAGCGACCCGGCCAATCTGATCTCGCGCCGCAATCTGCAGCGGCTCGAATATCTTCGCGCGGCAAAGGATACTGGGCGCGAGGCTCCGGCCACCGAGTTCCCGCGCACGCTTGTCTTCATCGAAGAGGTCGGCAAGACCTGGGTGGACGAGCTTGTCAATCCGGCGCCAATGACCGAGCTGGCGGAAATCTACGCAGGCCAGAAACTGGAGCTTGTGCCGGAAGGCAGCCGACTGGCGGTGCACGATTCCAGCGGCCGGCGCATTGGCGAAATCGAGGCCAAGACAGCCGAGCGTGTCATGCAGTTGATGGCCGCCGGGAATGTCTACGAAGTCTATGCGTTGGGGCCATCCGCTGCCTCGATCCGCGTGATCCTGCGCGAAGTGCATCGCGATCCGGCATTGGCTGGCCAGATCTCGTTCCCTCGGCAGATTGCGGCGACCCGCAAGTATCTCCGGGAGCGCGACGACCTTCGCCGCCGTGATGAAGCGGACTTCTATCTCGATGAGGATGAAATCGAGGAAGACGATCTGGTCGGCGCCGGCGTGGACTCTGAAGATGACGCGCTGGAGAGCGAGAATCTCGACACGCTTGGCGATGTCGACCCCGGCGAGGACGATCCGAACGCGCTGTAGTCGGCGGTTCGAATCCAGCGCACTCAAACGAAAACGGCGCGAGCGGAATGCCTCGCGCCGTTTGGCTTGCCAGTTTGCCTGAGCGGTTCTAGTCGAGGATGAAGAGAAGCACGAACATCACCACGAGCAGGGCTCCGGCGGTGATAATCAGACGTCGCAGATCCGACCGAATGTAGGCGTACTCAACCTCGCGCGGGAGCACGTAGCTGGCCGATTGCGCGCTCTGCCGGCGATTGACGCGACGGCTCGCCTGCGCGGGTGCAGTCGCAGGCGCCTCGACCAGGTTTTCCTGATCCAACGCTACCGACATGTCGATCGGCGCCGGAGCATTGGTTTCGGCGAGCCGCACCTGCTGCGCCTTGCGTTGCGCCCGGTTCGGCTGGCGGTTGGTTCGCTTGCTCTTCGATCGGTCGCTCACGTTGGCGATGTCCTCAATCTCGGGCCTATTTCACCCGGTAGGTCGCTTCGTAGACAGTCGTGCCGTTCGCTGACTCAGTGCTGCTTGCACGAGCAGGTTCCGGGGCGGCCTCCTGATTCGCAAAGAACTTCTGCAAGAGCGCCACGGATGCAGAGGCCGCGAGAAGGATAACCCCGATGTCGTCGACTTGCCCGACTCCCAACAGGAAATCGGGAACGAGATCGATCGGCGAGATCACGTACGCGGCCGCGACTGCCGGGATTGCAGCTTTGGCCCAGAAGGGAATCTTCGGGTCGCGCATGAGCGGCCACAGCGCGGTCATGCTCTTCAATCGGGTCGTGCGAGACTTCATTTGGCGATCAGCTCCTTTGCCAATTCTTGTCGAATCGGTGGCGACCGAATGCGCCGCTGCACCAGATTCGCCCAAGAGTTTACCCGATTTTTCGCATCCTTGCGTCGATGTGTGTCAAGTTAGTTGCATGTCACGCATCGCCTGGCCCGCTCGATCTGTTCAGGGCTGTTCAGGCTGAAGAGCGAATCCATCATTGGATCGAGGCGACGAAGCTCGGCTTCGGGAAACGCGTCGACCGTCACTCGTCCGATGAGGGAGACGATTGCACGCTCTCCTTCTGCCAACACCGCCTCGATGTCCGCCCGGAGCCCACGGTGATAGACGCCAGGCATCGGGTGCCATCGGCCGTCCGCGGTCCGAGGCAGGAGGAGGGAAGCATCCGTTTGCCACGAGGCCATTGCTTGCAGCAGTTCGAATGATAGGCATGGCGCATCGCATGCCAACACCATCAACCGATTGGCCGACGTAGCCGACAACGCGGTGTGTACTCCCGCAAGTGGTCCTGCCCCAGGAAAGCGGTCTGGCACCACGGGCACTCCGAGCTCGAGCTCCTCGTACCGTTCGTGACCGATCACGACCGTGTCAGGGGAAATCCTGAGCCCGATCGAAACCGTGCGTTCGAGCAAGGTCGGGCCCTCGCGGCAAAGCCGCACCAGCGCCTTGTCCTCCCCAAAGCGCGAAGAAGCGCCTCCTGCCAGCACGGCAACGGCAAGCTCTGGAGCTCGAGCGTCATTACTCTTGAGGACGGGTCGAGTAGGGTGGTTCATCATTCCTTAACGCTGGCCCGAATTCTTGCTAGAATACTGGCCAACGCAACCGATCCAGGTTCGGCGTGAAAGGATTTGGCAGTGACGAGGCAGTCACCGCCACAGTCAGTGGCAATCCGCAGCAACCCGCAACGAGCACCAATGCAGTCACTGCATGGTGCTTTTTTGTTTTGGTCGTAATTGTCCGTCAGCGACGGTTCGCGGTTACCGGAGGGGTCACATGAACTCAGCCATGATTGGGAAGATCGAGAAGGCGCACCGATACGCGCAGGAACCAGAGCGCATACAGTTTCAGGAGTTTAAGGCGACGTTTCAGGGTGGTCATGACAGCTACGAAGTCGCGTTCGATGGCGAACATTGGACGTGCAACTGTCATACATTCGAGTCTCATGCCGTAGGTACATGCAGCCACATCATGGCAATGCAGCTCATCCTCGCACCTATGCTGTCGAACGACGCGCGCTACGCGACCGAGCTGCAACCGGCTTGAGCCTCGGCGCAAATTCGCTCGAACTGGGCAACGCGGAGGACGAACACCACCGCGCCTCCTACCGACACGGTGTGCACGTCGGCCCCGGTGAGCTCATAGAGTTCGGCATCGAGCTCATCGGGCACCACCTCCACCCGCGAGCGTGAACTGGCCCGAATGAGCTCCAGGCACTCGGAGACGCGTTCGTCCTCGACGCCCATGAGGACGGTGGAATTGCCCGCCCGCAGGAATCCCCCGGTGCTCTGAATGCGCGTGACGCGGAATCCAGCGCTTGTGACATTTCGAAGCAGGGGATCCGTGTCGTACGCTTGCACAATCGCTACGATGAGTTTCACTTGCCGGTCACCTTCCGTCTGGTCGTCTGGTGCGTTGCTGTGAAAAGTTCGTCGCTGAGGGCGTGCACGTGGGTTCCGATCCGAAAACGTCAGGACGCTTGCTTGCGTCACTCGCATGGACCGAGATCAGCGAATCGCTTGATTCGCGCTCGATCGTTCTTCTGCCGATAGGCGCCGTCGAGGCGCATGGTCCCCACCTGGGACTCGACACGGACGTCATTATTGCGCAAGCCGCCGCTGGGAGCGCGGCTCATCGATTCCAGGCGATAGGCCGCCAGGCATGGATTGCGCCGCCGATTTGGTACGGCGTCTCGTTCGTCGGCGCTTCCTTTCCAGGTACAACGCCCGTGGCTCCCGAGCCGTTCCGCTTGTATCTCGA encodes:
- the miaB gene encoding tRNA (N6-isopentenyl adenosine(37)-C2)-methylthiotransferase MiaB, producing MRCRVQRLILVPVTTALPNIHPTRGNFIVPKGATIELIPVLSPSPLPENGKLFHIWTIGCQMNEADSARVAAMLHEAGYRATENEAEADIVVLNSCVVRQAAEDKVSGKLNSLIREKRARPDMSLVLTGCMVTNQQEKLKARFPHVDLFFDPSDFESLKHFVPELSEMEDDLQQLPHYYLEDAADAAVSAFVPIIYGCNFLCSYCIVPYRRGKETSRPFDDIVDEVRGLVERGVRDVTLLGQTVNAYGHDLPEKPDLADLLRAVGAIEGLDRLRFLTSHPKYMSDRILEAMADVPAICEHLNLPVQAGDNEVLRRMRRTYTADLWLDRLAKARELMPGITVATDIIVGFPGETDEQFQHTLDVLEAADCDKVHVAMYSPRPGTLSARWEDDVPPDVKHARHSAVEALQERLCTARNAGRVGQQLEVLIDSKNKGRWGGRSRGNTLVHVADERNLLGSIVDVRITESSPWYLIGEVVGSPR
- a CDS encoding tetratricopeptide repeat protein, translating into MPEAKQKIRRQVIEEARQAALQGDWDAAIEINKELIARDPKDSAAYNRLGRAYLERRDYATAYEAYSDALKSDPANLISRRNLQRLEYLRAAKDTGREAPATEFPRTLVFIEEVGKTWVDELVNPAPMTELAEIYAGQKLELVPEGSRLAVHDSSGRRIGEIEAKTAERVMQLMAAGNVYEVYALGPSAASIRVILREVHRDPALAGQISFPRQIAATRKYLRERDDLRRRDEADFYLDEDEIEEDDLVGAGVDSEDDALESENLDTLGDVDPGEDDPNAL
- a CDS encoding YkvA family protein, encoding MKSRTTRLKSMTALWPLMRDPKIPFWAKAAIPAVAAAYVISPIDLVPDFLLGVGQVDDIGVILLAASASVALLQKFFANQEAAPEPARASSTESANGTTVYEATYRVK
- a CDS encoding molybdenum cofactor guanylyltransferase, whose amino-acid sequence is MNHPTRPVLKSNDARAPELAVAVLAGGASSRFGEDKALVRLCREGPTLLERTVSIGLRISPDTVVIGHERYEELELGVPVVPDRFPGAGPLAGVHTALSATSANRLMVLACDAPCLSFELLQAMASWQTDASLLLPRTADGRWHPMPGVYHRGLRADIEAVLAEGERAIVSLIGRVTVDAFPEAELRRLDPMMDSLFSLNSPEQIERARRCVTCN
- a CDS encoding cyclic-di-AMP receptor; the encoded protein is MKLIVAIVQAYDTDPLLRNVTSAGFRVTRIQSTGGFLRAGNSTVLMGVEDERVSECLELIRASSRSRVEVVPDELDAELYELTGADVHTVSVGGAVVFVLRVAQFERICAEAQAGCSSVA